From the Gordonia bronchialis DSM 43247 genome, one window contains:
- a CDS encoding cystathionine beta-synthase has translation MRIANHVVDLVGNTPLVKLNSVTTPGSGLVAAKVEYLNPGGSSKDRIAVRMVDAAEKSGELKPGGTIVEPTSGNTGVGLALVAQQRGYKCVFVCPDKVGEDKRNVLRAYGAEVVVCPTAVEPSHPDSYYNVSDRLTREIEGAWKPNQYANPAGPQSHYETTGPEIWNDTDGKVTHFVAGVGTGGTITGTGRYLKEVSGGAVKVVGVDPEGSVYSGGTGRPYLVEGVGEDFWPEAYDPSIPDEIIAVSDADSFDMTRRLAREEGLLVGGSCGMAAVAALQVAEREGPDAVVVVLLPDGGRGYMAKIFNDEWMSSYGFLRTPLDGKTKESLVGDVLRGKTGALPDLVHTHPSETLRDAIEILREYGVSQMPVVGAEPPVMAGEVAGAVTERDLLSAVFEGRASLADPVSAHMGDPFPLIGSGEPVSAATKALGESDALMVVEDGKPIGVITRHDLLAFVSSHPIVG, from the coding sequence ATGCGCATCGCCAATCATGTCGTGGACCTGGTGGGCAACACCCCGCTGGTCAAGCTGAACTCCGTGACCACGCCGGGTTCCGGCCTGGTGGCCGCCAAGGTGGAGTACCTGAATCCGGGTGGCAGCAGCAAGGATCGGATCGCCGTCCGCATGGTCGACGCGGCCGAGAAGTCGGGTGAGCTCAAGCCGGGTGGCACCATCGTCGAGCCCACTTCGGGCAACACCGGTGTCGGTCTGGCACTGGTCGCACAGCAACGCGGATACAAATGCGTCTTCGTGTGCCCCGACAAGGTCGGCGAGGACAAACGCAACGTGCTGCGGGCCTACGGTGCAGAGGTGGTGGTCTGCCCGACGGCGGTCGAACCGTCGCATCCCGACAGCTACTACAACGTCTCCGACCGGCTGACCCGCGAGATTGAGGGCGCCTGGAAACCCAACCAGTACGCCAACCCGGCGGGCCCGCAGAGCCACTACGAGACCACCGGCCCGGAGATCTGGAACGACACCGACGGCAAGGTCACCCACTTCGTCGCCGGCGTCGGCACCGGCGGCACCATCACCGGCACCGGCCGCTACCTCAAGGAGGTGTCGGGCGGTGCGGTGAAGGTTGTCGGCGTCGACCCGGAGGGGTCGGTGTACTCCGGCGGCACCGGTCGCCCGTATCTGGTCGAGGGTGTCGGCGAGGACTTCTGGCCGGAGGCCTATGACCCGTCGATCCCTGACGAGATCATCGCCGTCAGCGACGCGGACTCCTTCGACATGACCCGACGCCTCGCCCGCGAGGAGGGACTGCTTGTCGGTGGCTCCTGCGGCATGGCCGCCGTCGCGGCCCTGCAGGTCGCCGAACGTGAGGGACCCGACGCCGTCGTGGTGGTGCTGCTGCCCGACGGTGGGCGTGGGTACATGGCCAAGATCTTCAACGACGAGTGGATGAGCAGCTACGGATTCCTGCGCACCCCGCTCGACGGCAAGACCAAGGAGTCGTTGGTGGGTGATGTGTTGCGCGGCAAGACCGGCGCGCTGCCGGATCTGGTGCACACCCATCCGTCGGAGACCCTGCGCGATGCCATCGAGATCCTCCGCGAATACGGCGTGTCGCAGATGCCCGTCGTCGGGGCCGAGCCGCCAGTGATGGCCGGTGAGGTGGCCGGTGCGGTCACCGAACGCGACCTGCTCAGCGCCGTCTTCGAGGGCCGCGCCAGTCTCGCCGACCCGGTGTCGGCGCACATGGGCGATCCGTTCCCGCTGATCGGTTCCGGCGAGCCGGTGTCCGCGGCGACCAAGGCACTCGGCGAATCCGATGCGCTGATGGTGGTCGAGGACGGCAAACCCATCGGTGTGATCACCCGCCACGACCTGCTGGCCTTCGTCAGCAGCCACCCGATCGTCGGATAG
- a CDS encoding cystathionine gamma-synthase, which yields MSQAFSTGFSTRAIHAGYEPDPQTGAVNVPIYASSTFAQDGVGGLRQGFEYARTGNPTRRALEANLAALENGTHGRAFGSGMAATDTLLRATLRPGDHLVIPNDAYGGTFRLIDKVFTQWGITYSVAPVTDVDAVRAAIRPETKLVWTETPTNPLLNVGDIEALASVAHDAGAKLVVDNTFASPYLQQPLSLGADVVLHSTTKYLGGHSDVVGGALITDSTELDEAFAFLQNGAGAVPGPFDGYLTLRGIKTLAVRMDRHCDNAEKVVEFLSGHDKIDAVLYPGLSTHPGHGAAAKQMKRFGGMVSVLVKDGMDAAQKFCARTEVFTLAESLGGIESLIEHPGAMTHASTAGSLLEVPENLVRLSVGIEDIDDILADLDNALA from the coding sequence GTGAGCCAAGCCTTTTCGACCGGCTTCTCGACCCGCGCCATCCACGCCGGCTACGAGCCGGACCCGCAGACCGGTGCGGTCAACGTGCCGATCTACGCGAGTTCCACGTTCGCCCAGGACGGTGTCGGCGGACTGCGCCAGGGATTCGAGTACGCGCGTACCGGTAACCCCACTCGACGTGCGCTCGAGGCCAACCTCGCCGCACTGGAGAACGGAACCCACGGGCGCGCCTTCGGTTCCGGCATGGCCGCCACCGACACCCTGCTGCGTGCGACGCTGCGTCCCGGCGATCACCTCGTCATCCCGAACGACGCCTACGGCGGTACCTTCCGGCTCATCGACAAGGTCTTCACCCAGTGGGGCATCACCTATTCCGTCGCCCCGGTCACCGACGTCGACGCCGTACGCGCCGCCATCCGGCCGGAGACCAAGCTGGTCTGGACCGAGACACCCACCAACCCGCTGCTCAACGTTGGTGACATCGAGGCGCTGGCCTCGGTGGCCCACGATGCGGGTGCAAAGCTGGTGGTGGACAACACCTTCGCTTCCCCGTATCTGCAGCAGCCGTTGTCGCTGGGCGCGGATGTGGTGCTGCATTCGACCACCAAGTATCTCGGCGGGCACTCCGATGTGGTCGGTGGTGCGCTGATCACCGACTCGACCGAACTCGACGAGGCGTTCGCGTTCCTGCAGAACGGGGCCGGTGCGGTACCCGGACCGTTCGACGGATACCTGACCCTGCGCGGCATCAAAACCCTTGCGGTGCGGATGGATCGGCACTGCGACAACGCCGAGAAGGTCGTCGAGTTCCTGAGCGGGCACGACAAGATCGACGCCGTGCTCTACCCGGGTCTTTCGACACATCCCGGGCACGGCGCCGCGGCCAAGCAGATGAAGCGGTTCGGCGGAATGGTGTCGGTGCTGGTCAAGGACGGAATGGATGCGGCGCAGAAGTTCTGTGCCCGCACCGAGGTGTTCACCCTCGCCGAGTCGCTCGGCGGCATCGAGTCGCTGATCGAGCATCCGGGCGCGATGACGCACGCCTCGACGGCCGGGTCGCTGCTGGAGGTCCCGGAGAACCTGGTGCGACTCTCGGTGGGTATCGAGGACATCGACGACATCCTCGCCGACCTGGACAACGCACTCGCCTGA
- the ilvA gene encoding threonine ammonia-lyase, whose product MLLTPTDIDAATEALAPVMRRTPMVASRVLSERTGCEVWLKCENLQRTGSFKPRGAYLRISRLSDDERAHGVVAASAGNHAQGVAWSASELGIPARVYMPTGASLPKIVATKAYGAEVVLEGSTVDEALIAAQRHAEETGAVLIHPFDHPDIVAGQSTVGVEILEQMPDVSAVIVPLGGGGLLAGVATAIKQRRPEVRVIGVQAATAAAWPRSLAENRPVAAESMNTMADGIAVARPGMVPFEHVVSYVDDVVTVAEDLLSTALLLMLERAKLVVEPAGAAGVAAMMAGELTDLTGPVCVVVSGGNIDPLLLTHVSTHGLAAAGRYLTVTATISDRPGGLIALLELLRDAGASVLDVVHSRVVDDLYLDEVQVTVSVETRGPEHQRELREMLAEAGFLRD is encoded by the coding sequence ATGTTGCTCACCCCAACCGACATCGACGCCGCCACCGAGGCACTGGCCCCGGTGATGCGCCGGACGCCGATGGTGGCCTCGCGTGTGCTGTCCGAACGGACCGGCTGCGAGGTGTGGCTCAAATGCGAGAACCTGCAACGCACCGGCTCGTTCAAACCGCGCGGTGCCTACCTGCGGATCTCCCGGCTCTCCGACGACGAGCGGGCCCACGGGGTGGTGGCGGCCAGCGCCGGCAACCACGCGCAGGGGGTGGCGTGGTCGGCGAGCGAACTCGGGATACCGGCGCGGGTGTACATGCCCACCGGCGCCTCGCTGCCGAAGATTGTCGCCACCAAAGCCTATGGCGCCGAAGTCGTTCTGGAGGGTTCGACGGTCGACGAGGCGCTGATCGCCGCGCAGCGTCACGCCGAGGAGACCGGTGCGGTCCTCATTCATCCGTTCGATCATCCCGACATCGTCGCCGGTCAGTCGACCGTCGGGGTGGAGATCCTCGAGCAGATGCCCGACGTCTCCGCGGTGATCGTGCCGCTCGGCGGTGGCGGCCTGCTTGCCGGTGTCGCGACCGCGATCAAGCAGCGTCGTCCCGAGGTCCGGGTGATCGGCGTGCAGGCGGCCACCGCGGCGGCCTGGCCACGTTCGCTCGCCGAAAATCGGCCGGTGGCAGCCGAATCCATGAACACGATGGCCGACGGAATCGCCGTGGCCCGTCCCGGGATGGTGCCGTTCGAACACGTCGTGAGCTACGTCGACGACGTGGTGACCGTCGCCGAAGATCTGCTGAGCACCGCGCTGCTGCTCATGCTCGAACGCGCGAAGCTCGTCGTCGAGCCTGCCGGGGCGGCCGGGGTCGCGGCCATGATGGCCGGCGAACTCACCGACCTGACCGGACCGGTCTGCGTGGTGGTCTCCGGCGGCAACATCGATCCGCTGCTGCTGACGCATGTCAGCACCCACGGACTCGCCGCCGCCGGCCGCTACCTCACCGTCACCGCCACCATCTCCGATCGGCCCGGCGGACTCATCGCGCTGCTCGAGTTGCTGCGAGACGCCGGGGCCAGCGTCCTCGACGTGGTGCATTCCCGCGTCGTCGACGACCTGTACCTCGACGAGGTGCAGGTGACGGTCAGCGTCGAGACGCGAGGTCCCGAGCATCAGCGTGAGCTGCGTGAGATGCTCGCGGAGGCAGGTTTCCTCCGCGACTGA
- a CDS encoding SRPBCC family protein → MNESWHAPIDVDFFDSAPITYRIDVNLPVTPARAWAELTRQNTLDWCRAIKSIEFTSPAPYGVGTTRRAALPGAGLSEHFFVWDEDAATGNYRNAFYATSASTPGLRRFGELTEVTPADVGCRLIWLFGIELATSAKVVSAFSGPTASKVFKTVETDTLRHFAQLSPQS, encoded by the coding sequence TTGAATGAGTCATGGCACGCACCCATCGACGTCGACTTCTTCGACTCCGCCCCGATCACCTACCGCATCGATGTGAACCTGCCGGTCACGCCTGCGCGCGCGTGGGCCGAGCTGACCCGGCAGAACACCCTCGACTGGTGCCGCGCGATCAAATCCATCGAGTTCACCTCCCCCGCCCCGTACGGCGTGGGGACGACCCGCCGGGCGGCGCTGCCGGGCGCGGGCCTGTCGGAGCACTTCTTCGTGTGGGATGAGGATGCGGCAACGGGCAACTACCGCAACGCCTTCTACGCGACGTCGGCGTCGACGCCGGGTCTGCGACGCTTCGGCGAGCTCACCGAGGTGACTCCGGCCGACGTGGGCTGCCGGCTCATCTGGCTGTTCGGCATCGAACTCGCCACCTCGGCGAAGGTCGTCTCCGCCTTCTCCGGTCCGACCGCGTCGAAGGTGTTCAAGACGGTCGAAACGGACACGCTGCGGCATTTCGCGCAGTTGTCGCCGCAGAGCTGA